In Juglans microcarpa x Juglans regia isolate MS1-56 chromosome 8D, Jm3101_v1.0, whole genome shotgun sequence, the following are encoded in one genomic region:
- the LOC121241834 gene encoding cold-regulated protein 27-like: protein MGDLRAGETRTSQPTSSTISNDGSCETKEPSSLGNLVTESMSTEWTDEKHSLYLKSMEASFVNQLYDSTDSLGFCRLSDSTYSRKKYLNTRTSSGQFKVLLGGRWKGINFDRAVELQLKKADGSKGFLASPWIRHFRSGCTPRVVASADLQNNVASTSEALDLVGNHTLFCGSDTCNLKHNRACHFHLDHHDLVSSDTEVSDQNFANEEAEGEKESLMCNAKRMKSCSSNASINDQVVPHNNSPTTEDVTKNCVSSAR from the exons ATGGGGGATTTAAGAGCAGGAGAAACTCGGACGAGCCAACCCACTTCTTCTACAATATCTAACGACGGGTCGTGCGAGACCAAGGAGCCTTCCAGCTTG GGCAATCTGGTGACGGAATCTATGTCTACAGAATGGACAGATGAGAAACACAGCTTGTACCTCAAGTCCATGGAAGCATCATTTGTAAACCAGTTATATGATTCCACGGATTCTCTTGGTTTTTGCCGCTTGTCAGATTCAACATACTCCAGGAAAAAGTATCTTAACACTCGCACCTCTTCTGGCCAG TTTAAGGTTCTTCTAGGTGGCCGCTGGAAGGGGATTAATTTTGACAGAGCTGTTGAGCTTCAGCTCAAGAAAGCAGACGGGTCTAAAGGTTTTCTGGCAAGTCCTTGGATACGGCACTTTAGATCTGGATGCACACCACGTGTTGTAGCATCTGCAGATCTCCAGAACAATGTTGCATCCACAAGTGAAGCTTTGGATTTAGTTGGGAACCACACACTGTTCTGCGGATCAGATACTTGTAATTTGAAGCACAATCGTGCGTGTCACTTTCATCTAGACCATCATGATTTGGTTAGCAGCGACACAG AGGTGTCTGATCAGAACTTTGCTAATGAAGAAGCTGAAGGAGAAAAGGAAAGCCTTATGTGCAATGCAAAAAGGATGAAATCTTGTTCAAGTAATGCTTCTATCAATGATCAG GTTGTTCCACATAATAACTCTCCCACAACAGAAGATGTTACCAAGAATTGTGTCTCTTCGGCTAGGTGA